GGTCAGCATGCCGAGCGTGAGGTGGTTGCGGCTGTTCACGACGCGGTCGTAGACCTCGAACATGTACCAGGTGGGCATCAGCACCAGCAGGCTCGCGATGATGGAGAACCACGCGGTGCGCACGAAGTAGGGCCGCAGCTCGCGCACGGCCTCCTGCAGCTCGGTGGTGGGGGCACGCAGGGCGCGCGGGTCAACGGGGTTGCTCATTCATCTCCTCCACCATCACGTACTCGGGCATCTCGGCCGTGGGCAGGTCAGGGGTGTCGTCGGTTTCCGAAAAGGCGAACTGCAGCTCAAAGCTGCCGGCGCGACTGCGGGACAGCACGATCTCGCGCAGCTTCTGCTGGTGGAACCTCGCTTCGTCCTTCACGTTGAGGTCCAGTTTGAAGCGCATGCGGCCGTCCAGCGTGTACATCGACAACTGGCCTTCCTTCAGGCTCAACGTGTGGCGGTCGAAGTACACGGGGCAGGTGCTGGCAAAGCGGAGCAGGGGCAGCGGCTTGTCGCCGAGCTTGGTCAGGTTGAAAGGGCTGCCCGGGCTCTGGAACACCATGCGGCAGTGGCGCGACACTGAATAGATCGCGTTGCACACCATCTGCGAGCCCATCTGCGGAAACTGCTCGCGCAGCGGCTTGTAGGCCATGTGGTGCAGCGCAACGCGGTTCCACACCCGTGTCTTTTGCACTAAGGGCGCCAGCGCGTTGCAGGCCTGAGAAAAAGCGGCCTGCAAGGCGACGAGCCTCGCAGCCTGTTCAGGCTGGGCGTTCAGCGGGACGCGGAGCGAGGAATTCATATAGGAAGCGAATTGTTCAGCTTCCTATATGAAGAGTCAACCGGTTATTGACGGAACCCCAGGTGCTATCACTTTTATAGCGTCTGTCTCAACTATATGGAGCCTGGGGACACACTCTGTTGCCCGGCCTCTGGGGACGCGGTTACAGGTGGCCGGGAATATTTAGCGAAAACCCAATGAAAACAAGGACTTGGGTTACAAGATTCATGTGGCCGACCTGCAACAAAATCTTCCAAAAAGTGATTCAGATCACAAGATACGGCTGAGGACCCTCTATAGTCGCGCCTAGCCCTAGCGGGAGTATTGGCTCGTATTGGGTCAGGGCTCGCAAAGGCGAGGGAGTCTCGACTCCCGAGCTTTCAACGGATTGACGGCACACATTCTCATCAGGAGCTGCAAATGGCGGTTACGCAAACACAGTTGACCCAACTGTATCTGGCCTACTTCGGTCGTCCCCCGGACTTCGATGGCCTGAACTTCTATCTGAACCAACCGAACGCCACCGTGCAGTCGGTTGCTGCGGCGTTCAGCGCATCGCCTGAATCGCAGGCCCTGTACGGCACCACCTTCGGTGCCGCGCAGATCGACGCGATCTACATGAACCTGTTCAACCGGCATGCCGAAGCGGATGGCATCGCATTCTGGTCGAACGCCGTGAACAGCGGCGCGATTTCGCCTGCCTATGCGGCCTACAACATCCTGATCGGCGCGCAAAACGCCGACGCGGTGTCGGTCGCCAACAAGATGGGGATCTCCACGCTGTGGATGCAACACCTCAATACCGCTGAAGAGATCGTCGGCTACAGCGGCATCGCGGCCGTCGAGGTGGCTCGCCAGTTCCTGGCCACCGTCGATTCGACCGCAGCCAGCGTGACCGCCGCCACCGCCAACGTCGACGCAGCGATCGCCGCCTCCGTCAACGCCCACTCGACCGGTGGCGTCGCCCTGACCTCCAGCGTCACCACGGCCAACGAAGGCACCACCGTCTTCTTCACCCTGGATACGGCTGGCAAGGCCGCCGGCACCCAGTACACCTACACCATCACCGGCGTGAACGCGGCTGATGTGGCTGGCGGCCAGCTGACCGGCACTGCTACGGTCGACGCCAACGGCAACGCCGTCGTCCAGGTTACGCTGACCAACGACGCCGCCACGGAAGGCGTCGAGACGCTGACGCTCTCGATGGCCAACCTGAGCAAGTCGGTCACTGTCAGCGACACGTCCACGACCCCGGTGCAAACGTTCGCGCTCGGCGTCGCCGGTGGCGCCACGTCCGTCGACGAAGGCCAGAGCGTGGTGTTCACGCTCACGACCACCAACGTGCCCGCTGGCACGGCCTACAGCTACGTCATCACCGGCGTGTCGGCTTCCGACGTCGCTGGCGGTCAACTGACCGGCACCGCCATCATCGGCGCCGACGGCAAGGCCAACATCCAGATCGCGCTCGCCGCCGATGGCTCGACCGAAGGCGCTGAGACGCTGACCCTGACCGTCGCCGGCCAAGCCGCGAACGTCACCGTCAACGACGTCTCCACGGCGCCCGTCCCGACCTTCGCGCTCGCCGGCAATGTCGCCGCCGTGGACGAAGGCGGCACCGTCTTCTTCACGCTGACGACGACCAATGTCCCCGCAGGCACCTCGTTCAGCTACACGCTGACCGGCGTGTCCTCCGCCGACGTCGTCGGCGGCTCGCTGACCGGCACCGCCGTGGTCGGCGCCGACGGCAAGGCCGTCGTCCAGGTCACGCTCGTGAACGATCTGACGACCGAAGGCGCCGAGACGCTGAACATTGCCATCGCCGGCCAGTCTGCGTCCGCCACCGTCAACGACACCTCGCTCACGCCCCCCGCGCTGCTGACCATCAGCGCCACGGACGTGATTCCCGCGCGCGACACCAATGACGTCATCATCGGCCAGCTGGGCACCATCACCACGCTGCACGCGTCGGACGCCGTCCATGGCGGCAACGGCGACGACATCCTGCGCGTGATCGCCGACAACGGCGCCACCAGCGTGAATGGCTTCGTCATGGACGGCGTGGAAACGCTCGAAGTTGACTCGTTTGGCACCGGCGTCAATCTCGGCCTGGTGAACGTCACCGGCCTGCAGAACGTCCGCTCCGTCAACAGCACCGGCGACATCACGCTGGGCAACGTCGGCAACGTGGTCAATCTGGATCTCCAGGGCAACGGCAACGACAGCATCGATGTTCGCGTGGGCTACACGCCTGCGGCGCGTGCCCTCTTCACTGACCAGGTCGTTTCCGTCTCCGATTTCAACGGCGACGTTTGGGCGGGCGATGTGGACGGTAACGGCACCGAAGCGGCCGAGATCGCCTCGCACGGTTCTGTCGGTTCGGACCTCACGCTGCACGGCGTGGACTACTCGACCGTGACCGTCACTGGCGAGGCTGAGCTCACGCTGGGCATGGCGGACGCCACCCTCACCACGGTGGCGGCCGGCGCATTCGACGGCGGCCTGAACTTCTCGGGCGAGATGACGGACGACGCCACGATCACCGTTGGCAACGGCGACAACTCCTTGCAAGTCGGGTTCGGCGACAACGGCACCATCGTGACGGGCTCCGGCGACGACAACATCGACGCGAGCGGCGGCTCCGACGCCTCCATCTCGGCTGGCGACGGCGACAACTACGTCACGTTCGACCTGGACATCGACGCCAACGTGACCGCGGGCTCGGGTGACGACGACATCGAGGGTTCGGTGCACGGCGCCAGCGGCAGCTTCGATGCCGACCTGCAGCGCTTGGTGGGCACGGGCGAAATGAACGTGGCTGCCGGCGACGGCGACAACTACGTCGCGATCGATGCCGACAACTATGTTGGCCAGATCAACGTGATCACTGGCAGCGGCGACGACACTGTCTACACGACGACGGCAGAAGACAACGCCACCGATCTGACCGTGAACGTCGGCGACGGCGACAACTACGTCAGTACCAACCCCGGTACCGGCGGCGAGGACTTCCACAACATCAGCATTACCGCCGGTTCGGGCGACGACGGCGTCCAGGTGGGCAACGCCAACTCGATCATCATCGACGTGGGTGCAGGCTCAAACGAGGTCATGACGGGTTATGCCTATCAGGAGTTCCATCACGACCCCGTCACGCATGTTCCGACTGACGCTGTGTCCGGTTCCGGCGACATCACGATCAATGCCAGCGCCGGCAACAACTTCGTGGTTGTGGGCGGTGCCGAGGACGTGCTGACGATCAACCTCGGCGGCGAGGCGGGCGACACGAACACCGTTGACGTCTACGCTGTCGGCAACCAGGGCAACATCACGACCGGTGCGGCCGACGACTACGTCCAGGTGTTCAGCGTCTCCGGTTCGCTCGACGCCAACCTCGGCGATGGCGACAACGTGTTCAACCTGGGCGGCTATGGCGGCTCCACCGAGAATGCCGATGTGACCATCACGACCGGCGCGGGCGATGACCAGATCAACCTGTTCGGCGGCGGATCGGGCAGCGGTGACATCGCTGCCACGCTGGACGTCCAGACGGGTGCCGGCGATGACATCGTCTCTCTGGGCTACCAGGGTCTGGAGCACTTCGATTCGGACACCAGCACGTACTCTGCGGCTGGCTACACGATCGACGGCGGTACGGGCGCCAACACGCTGGCCGTGGACACCCTCGATCACGTGAGCGGCGAAGACGACTTCGCGAACGTCACCAACTTCCAGACGCTGCAAGTGAACGGTGATGCGTCGGGCAGCTTCGATGGCATCCTCACCGGCGCGAACAACACCGGTATCAACCACTATGTCTTCACGGGCCCGGTGGCTGATGACCTGGAACTGACCAACATGGTCAACGGCGTGACGGTCGACTTCACGAACGGCAACTCCGACAACTATGACTTCGCGCTGGATGTGATCGATCCGGAGGGCTCGAGCGCGACCATCAACGTGGCGCAGCAGGCTGGCGACGAGTTCGAGTTCGACACGACCGAAACCAACGTCGAGAACCTGACGCTGAACGCCAACGTGACCCTGAGCGACTCGGGCCAATCCGATTTCGCGTACGTCCAGTTCAACAACTTCGTTGCCGACAACCTGACGACGCTGACGATCACTGGCAACACCGAAGTCGACATCTACGGCAACGAATTCAGCCTGACGCAGCTGACGACCGTCAACGCGGGCGCCATGACCGGTGACCTCACGCTCGACCTGGGTGGCGTGATCGAAGCCGCTGGCCTCACGGTCCTGACGGGCTCGGGCAACGACAGCGTCACCATGGGCATCGGCGACGCGACGGTGAACGTCGGCAACGGCGACAACGACGTGTACGCCACGGAAGGCGGCGACGTTACCGTGACGGCCGGCTCCGGCGACGACTTCGTCCAGATCGGCACCTCTGGCTCGACCGACACGGTCTTCGCCGGCGAAGGCGACAACGTCGTGTACTCGTACGGCGACGTCGCGAACGTCGTCGCAGGTTCGGGCGACGACTACGTCCTGGCCGTTGGCAACGCCACGATCAATGTCGGCGACGGCGACAACGAGGTGTGGTCGTTCGGCGATACGGCGACGATCCGCACGGGTTCGGGCAGCGATTTCGTCTACGTGGCGAGCGGCGCGGTGTCCGACATCGACACCGGTGCCGGCGACGACACGATCGAATTCGCTGCAGGTGGCCTGACTGCCTCCGACAAGATCGAAGGTGGTGCTGGCGACAAAGACACGCTGATCGCCAACGGCTCGCTCGGCACGCAGAACGACGCCTTCTTCTTCCAGATCGACGGCATCGAAACCCTGCAACTGAGCAGCGGCGGCAACGACCTGACCCTGGGCCTGATCGCCAGCGTCGGCGGCCTGGCGCACAACGGCGGCCTGAAGAACGTGGTTCTGAGCGAGAACGGTGACGACATCCTGCGTGTGACGGCCGACTTCGGTCGTAACCTCAATGTCACGCTGGGCAACGGCAACGATTCGGTGATCAGCCAGCTCGCCTCCGCCAGCGTGAACGTGATCGCCGACGACGTCCAGCTGACCAATGCCGACCACCTGGTGGGCGGTGCGGGCACCGCAGATACGGTGACGCTGCACACGACTGGTGCCGGCACGGCCGACCTCGACGCCCTGGACATGGGCTTCGACAAGGTGGTGGTGTCGCAGACCGAGGTGGGCGACGACATCACGCTGACCGGCACGGTTGACATGAACGCAGGTGGCGCTCTCACCATCGACGCCGCGTCGATGGTGGATGACCTGAGCGACCCGGACAACCTGCTGTACGCCGGCGACTTCACGTTCGACGGTACCGGCACCACGAACGCGGTGACGATCACGGGCGGCAGCGGCGCGCAAAGCGTGTACGACATCACGACGGGCACCGGCCTGGCAGTGATCAACCTCGGCAACACCCACGGCGACGACGTGATCAACGCCGGCGGCGCCGCCACCGTGACGCTGGGCAACGGCAACGAGACCGTGGTCATCGCCGGTAACAGCAACGTGACGGCCGGCAATGGCAACAACAGCTTCGACCTGAGTGGCACCACGGCTACCCTGAACTCCGGCAACGGCGCCAACACGGTGGTCGCCGATGCCACGACGTCCAACACGGTCTTCCTGGGCACCGTTGGTTCCATCTCCACCGCGGCCAATTCGGTGACGGTCGGTGCCGGCAGTTCGCACGACTCGGTGACGATCCGCGGCAATGGCAATGAGACGGTGATCGCCAAGGGCGCCAGCGTCGATGTGTCGGCCATGGGTTCGGGCAACCAGAACGTGGACGCCAGCCTGACGACCGCTACCGACCACATCACGACCGGTGCCGGCAACGACACCATCAAGGGTGGCGCGGGCGCCGACGTGATCATCGCCGGCAATGGCACCAACACCATCACCGGTGGTGCGGGTGGCGACACGATGACGGGTGGCTTGGGTGTGGATACTTACATCTACAACCTGGCTTCGGAATCGTCGGGCGTGAACGTCGACACGATCACGAACTTCACGGCTGGCACGCTGTCGGGTCACGATGTGATCAATCTGTCCGCTGTCGCGACTCTTGCGGGCCTGGCCGGCGGTGTTAGCTTCATCGGCAACGTGAGCAACGGGACCATCGCCAACACGGCGCTGCCTGACGCCCCCACCACGACGCTGAACGTGGTTTTCGTGACCAGCGAGCACACGCTGTACGCCGACGTGAACGCCAACGGCGTGATCGACACCGGCGACATGGCGATCGAACTGACCGGCGTGAACAGCATGAACGCTGCCAACATCGCCTGATCGGCGTGATCCGCTGAACCTGCGCTCCGGCGCAGCATGAAGGCCAGCCCGCAAGGGCTGGCCTTTTTTCATGGTTCCGGCGCTTTCACCAATCCGGCCTGCTGCCGAAGCGCAAGCTCTGCCTATACTTCAGGGCGCCCGTATCGGCCTGTACGACCTACACCAAAATTCGCCATGTCCGCTCCTTTCAGGTCTACGTTCTACTCGTCCATCCTGTTTCACTCGCGCTTCAACCCGTATTCCATCGCCTGCGTGTTTGGCGAGGAACATGTCACGTACCAGCGCTTCGCAAAGGACATCGAGCGCACCACGCGCCGCCTGGCCGCCCTCGAAGTCGGCGCCGCGCGGCGCGTACTGGTCAACGTGGCGCACCCCTATGTCCACTGGCTGCTCACCATCGCCCTGGGCCGCATGGGCGTTGTGTCGGTGACGGCCTTCGGCTCGGACAGCGAGCTGTTCCGCTTCACCGGTGCTGAGGTCGTTCTTACCGACCAGGATCTGCTGGGTGGCGAGCGGCGGATCATCCGGGTCACCAAGGATTGGCTCGCCGGCCCCACCAATGAGTTTCCAGCGTTCGTGGATCGTGAGCACGGCTATGACGACCCGCTGCGGCTCGTGCTGTCCTCCGGCACGACTGGCAAACCGAAAAAAATCGTCATCACCTATGGCCAGTTCCAGCACCGGGTGTTCTCCGGCTCGCTCGGCGCGGCGGCCGCGCCGACTGCCCGTGTCATGGCCATGGTCGGGGCCGACACCGTAGGCGGCTACCAGCTGCCGATGGCGACTTGGGCGCATGGCGGCCGGGTGGTCATGCTCCTGCCGAAAGACAATGCCTACATCACCCTGCGCCGAAACGGCGTGAGCGTCGCCTTCATGTCGCCCGTGCAGCTTGCGGGCATGTTGAAGTCCATGCCGCGCGACGCGTGGCCTGTCGAAGGGCTGACCGTGTCCGTCGGCGGCAGCGCCCTGCCGCACGATCTCGCGCAGCAGGCGCGACTGCGTCTGACTTCGCAGCTGATGGTGGTGTACGGGTCCACCGAGGTCGGCACCGTCTACCGCATGAATGCCAGCATGGAAAACGGCGTGACGGGCGGCTATGTCGTGCCCAGCGTGGAAGTGCAGGTCGTGGACTCCGACGGCCAACCTGTTTCGCACGGTCAGGTCGGTGAAGTGCGTGTGCGCGGCGCCACGGCCGTCAGCGGCTATGCAGACGAACCGCGGGAAGAGATCTCAGCGCAAACCGCCTTTCGCGATGGCTGGTTCTACCCCGGCGATGCGGGCGTGCTCACTGCCGGCGGCCTGCTAGCGATCGTCGGTCGCACTCAGGAGCTCATGAACCTTGGCGGCATTAAGGTAGCCCCAACGCTCATCGAAGACGCTATCCGCGCCTGCGAAGGCATCGCCGACATGGCCGCGTTTGCGGTGGACCAGGCGGGCGCCACCGAGCAGCCCTGGGTCGCCGTCGTGCGCGGCATGGGCTTTGACGCTGCCGCGGTGATCAGCCGTTTCAAGCAGCGCTTTCCGCAGCTGCCCAGCCTGCGCGTCGCCTATATCGACGCCATTCCGAGAAACGGCATGGGGAAAGTGCTGCGCGGCGAGTTGCGCCGAATGGTGAAGGCACAGCAATTAGCCCTCGCGCCGATCGAGACGGCCGTACTACATTGACCGGGTTAAACGAACCACCGGCTGCCGAGATGGAGAACCGGCGACCGCGCATCGCCTATCTCGCTCCCAATGCACTGCAGGACCGCACCAGTGGCGCGGCGATTTCACTGCTGACCATGCTTCGGGCGCTGTCTGGTGTCGACTGGCAGACCCATTCGTTAAGCGCCGCGGTGTTCGACCGCCCGCCACCCGCGAGATCGCTGGCGGAAGTGGTCGCGGGCTGGGGCCTGCCCCTGCGCGGCAACTTGAAAGGCACCCGCGCGCCCGTGTGGCGCGGCACGGTGGAGGGTGTGGACCACATGGTGGTTCACCTGGGCAAGACGCAGCGCATGCAGATGAGTCCCCTCGAGGAAGCCCTGTTCCTTCAGCTTGCGCGCCGCTGGCTCGCCCAGGTGAAGCCGGACGTGGTACTCACGATGGGCGGACTGGTCCTCGACGCTGCGTTGCAAAGAGAGGCGCGCCGACAGGGCGCCGCTGTGGTCTTTTATCTTGCCAACGGCAGCTACAACAATCGGGAAACGTTCGCTGAGATCGACCAGGTGATCACCAACTCGGGCGTGACGGCGCAGATGTACGCGCAGCGCCTGGGCATCGAAGCGCGCAACGTCGGCGTCTACGTGGACACCAGCCGCTTCATCGCAGTACGAAGCGAGCCGCGGTACATCACCTTTATCAATCCCGTGGCCGAGAAGGGGGTGACCCTGTTCCTGCGGCTGGTGGCCATGGCGCGGACGCGGGCGCCCGACCTGCGGTTCCTGGTCGTTGAGAGTCGCGGCACGCTGGCTGCCGCCATCGAACGGCTCAAGCTCGACCCGGCACTCACCGAACATGTGACGGTGGTGCCCCGTAGCGACGACATGCGCGAGGTGTACGCACAAACTCGCGCACTACTGTGTCCCTCATTCTGGTTCGAAGCTGCGGGCCGGGTGCTCGTTGAAGCGATCGCCAACGGTATTCCGGTCGTCGCGACCAATCGCGGCGGCATTCCAGAAACCCTCGCCGGAGGTGGCACGTTACTCCCCGTGCCGACAGCCTGCATGCGTGATCACTGGCATATGCCAACGGAAGAGGAAGCCCAGCATTGGTGGGATGCGCTGAATGCCCTGCACTGCGATTCGCAACACTACGAGGCGATGAGTGCGCAAGCGCGGGAGGCGGCACGCCATCACGACCTGTCAGTGAAGGCACGAGCCTTGGATCGGCTGCTAAGGCAGACAATCGAACGCCGTCGCGCGATCAGGCAAGCCGCCTGATTGGCGTTCTCCGATAACTTGTTCACGGCCCGGAAGCAGGCACAAATGTGCTGCACAACAGCTGGGCCATAATGACGACACTCGGCTTTCCCATGGCCCGAGCCGTTGCTATCTGATCTTTTATCCCATGAATGTCGTCCAAGCCATTGCCCGGCAGGCACTTTCCCGTCCCAAAGCACCGGCGCTGATCACCCCGAATGGGGTTGTCAGCTATGAACAGTTGATGGGTGACGTGCTCCGGCTCGCCTCGAGGATGGCGCAGCTCGGCGTGCGCCGCGGCGACGTGGTCGGAATCCTGGCCCGCAACAGCCTGCCGCATGTTTGGCTGACCCTCGCCACCGCTTGGCTGGGCGGCATCTCCGTTTCGCTGGGTACCGAAGGCTCGGACGAGGACAAGGCGCGCAACGCCGAGCTCTGCGGAGTGAAATTCTTCTTCCATGGCGACGTCGATGTTCCCAAGTTCGCGACACCCGGCGCAGTGGTCCGGATGAGTGTAAGGGAGCTCTTTGCACAGGCGCCCAGCCCGGAACCCGTTCGCATGGTTCAGGCCGAGCCCCAGGACATCTGGCGAATCGCATTCACATCGGGCACTACGGGTCGGCCGAAGGCGATGAAGATTGCCCATGAGGCAATGATTCTGAAGAACCACGCGCTGGGCTCGATCGTGCCCGTTCTCCCTCAGGATCGCGTGCTTGTTCAAATGGGCACTGGCCTGGTGTTCGCGGTCACGTACTGGATGCGCACGCTCGCCGCCGGCGCGGCCGTGGTGGCCCGGCAGGAGAGTGCGGACAAGGCGTGGGAGGCGCTGCAGCTCTATCAGGTGACGTTCCTCGTCACCAGTCCGGGAAATGCGTTGGGGATGCTGGCCGTTGCGCGTGGCCAGGGCGAGGCAGTGCGCCCCGCCAGTCTGCGCAGGACCATGTTGGGTGGTGCCGCTGTATCGCCCGCCCAGCGCGCGCAGGTGCGCAGGGAGCTCTGCGAGAACCTGCTGATCAACTACGGCGCCAGCGAGGTGGGCATGGTGGCCCTGCTCAACCCTGCGTTGATGGACTCGGATCCTGCGTGTGCGGGGCGTCTGGTCGACTACCTGGAGGTGCAGGCAGTGGATCCGAAGGGCCAGCCTATCCCACCCGGGCAGGGCGAAGGCCTGCTGCGCATGCGATCGGCGACCATGGCCTCAGGCTACATTCTTTCGCCCGATGCGAGCGTAGACGATGCGCAGGCGTTCCGCGATGGCTGGTTCTATTCCAAGGACATAGGCCGCGTGGCACTCGACGGGCGTGTCTATCTTTCCGGCCGGGCGAGCGACGTCATCAATCTCGGCGGCGTCAAGGTTGACCCGGCTCGCGTCGAGGAGTTGCTCGCGCGCGAGCCTGGCGTGCTCGAGTGTGCGGTTGTCGGAGTGGCCGACCAGCACGCGGTGGTGTCGCTGGTCGCTGTGATCGTACCGCAGGGCGAGGTGGACTGGCCCCGGCTGCAGCGGCGATGTGCGGAGGTGCTGCCCGCCATCGCAGTTCCACGTGGTTTCGTCACCCTGGACGCGCTGCCCCGAAATGCGTCCGGCAAGGTGATGCGCGCTGAGCTCGCCAAGGGGATCCGACGCGGATCTCCTGGCAAGACACCGGTCGGGGTGCCGGCATGAGCCGCTGGGGACTTGCCGCTCGGGCCTGGATTCTGGCCTGCTCGGCATGGATTTCCGTGGCGCCAATCGCTCAGGCAGAAGATATCCAGCCCATTAAGCTGGTCGTCCCTGTGCCGCCAGGGGCCACGCTCGACACCACTGCCCGTCGCATAGCAAAGGAGTGGGCAGTGATCGCGGGGGCACCGGTGGTCGTGGAGAACCGCCCGGGCGCCAACACGCTGATCGGTGCCGACTTCGTCGCACGTGCAGCGGCGGACGGACGGACCCTCTTGTACAGCACCACGAGCATGGCGATCGCGCCGTTGCTCCAGAAGACCTCGCTCAGCGTTGACGGAGTGGTGCCGGTGATCCAGATCTCGGCCGAGACCTACGCCCTGGCGGTCAGCACAAGCTCGACGGTGACCATACCGCAGGATCTGGAGCGACTCGCGGCCGCGCGCCGGGAGGGCCTGAACTGCTCGGTCGTGCCTGGGGCGCCCGAACTTGCTTGCGAGCAACTCAAAATCCTGCTGAAAGGCCGGTCGACATCCGTCCCGTACGCCGGCGCAGCGCCTGCGGTGCAAGCTGTCGTCGCGGGCGAGGCCGACTTGACCTTCGCGCCGGTCAGCTCTTTGCTGCCACTGGTACATGCTGGGCGCCTCCGCTTGGTCGCCGTCTCCAGTCGTGACGTGCTTCCGCCGGACATGGGAAGCCTCCCGCTGCTGTCGATGGCTTGGCGAGGTTTCTTCCTGGAGGGTTTCACCGGGATCTTCGCGCCGAAAGGAACGCCGAAAGAGCGCATGGAGCAGCTAAACCGCGAGCTCAATGCAGTGCTTCGTGCCGCGGAGGTTCGGGAGTCGATGCGCATTTCCGCGCAAATCCCTGTTGGCGGTGGTCCCGAGCATCTCGACTCCGAAATGCGCCGGATGCACACACGGTATCGCGAAATCATCAAACTTATGGGGGTGGACGTCACCTCGCGTTGACGTTCCGACCACGCGGGCTTGAGCCAGCCGCTGTGGTCTGTGCACGGGAGTTGGAAACTCCCTCTTTGTTGCATTGGCCGATCGCCGAATGGCTCCCCCCAATGCCTGACACGCCGACACGAACCCGGGCCCGGGAA
Above is a window of Ramlibacter tataouinensis DNA encoding:
- a CDS encoding tripartite tricarboxylate transporter substrate-binding protein; translated protein: MSRWGLAARAWILACSAWISVAPIAQAEDIQPIKLVVPVPPGATLDTTARRIAKEWAVIAGAPVVVENRPGANTLIGADFVARAAADGRTLLYSTTSMAIAPLLQKTSLSVDGVVPVIQISAETYALAVSTSSTVTIPQDLERLAAARREGLNCSVVPGAPELACEQLKILLKGRSTSVPYAGAAPAVQAVVAGEADLTFAPVSSLLPLVHAGRLRLVAVSSRDVLPPDMGSLPLLSMAWRGFFLEGFTGIFAPKGTPKERMEQLNRELNAVLRAAEVRESMRISAQIPVGGGPEHLDSEMRRMHTRYREIIKLMGVDVTSR
- a CDS encoding class I adenylate-forming enzyme family protein; the encoded protein is MNVVQAIARQALSRPKAPALITPNGVVSYEQLMGDVLRLASRMAQLGVRRGDVVGILARNSLPHVWLTLATAWLGGISVSLGTEGSDEDKARNAELCGVKFFFHGDVDVPKFATPGAVVRMSVRELFAQAPSPEPVRMVQAEPQDIWRIAFTSGTTGRPKAMKIAHEAMILKNHALGSIVPVLPQDRVLVQMGTGLVFAVTYWMRTLAAGAAVVARQESADKAWEALQLYQVTFLVTSPGNALGMLAVARGQGEAVRPASLRRTMLGGAAVSPAQRAQVRRELCENLLINYGASEVGMVALLNPALMDSDPACAGRLVDYLEVQAVDPKGQPIPPGQGEGLLRMRSATMASGYILSPDASVDDAQAFRDGWFYSKDIGRVALDGRVYLSGRASDVINLGGVKVDPARVEELLAREPGVLECAVVGVADQHAVVSLVAVIVPQGEVDWPRLQRRCAEVLPAIAVPRGFVTLDALPRNASGKVMRAELAKGIRRGSPGKTPVGVPA